CCGAGACCGGCCTCCGGACCGCCGCCATCCGGATTCCCGCCTCGGTTCACGGCGCCGGCGATCACGGCTTCGTACCGGCCTTGATCACCCTCGCCCGCGAGAAGGGCTTCGCCGCCTGCATCGGCGACGGCACCAACCGCTGGCCGGCCGTGCACCGCGCCGATGCCGCGCGCCTGTATCGTCTGGCCGTGGAATCCGCCCCGCCGGGCGCGGTGCTGCACGCGGTTGCCGAAGAGGGCATCACCCTGCGCGACATCGCAACCACCATCGCCACCCCCCTCAACCTGCCGGTCCGCCACCTCGACCCCGCCGACGCCGCGGCCTATTTCGGCTGGCTGACCCCGTTTGTATCGCTCGACAATCCGGTCTCAAGCACGATCACGCAGCAATCGCTGGGCTGGCATCCAACCGGCGCCGGCCTGCTCGACGACATGACAGGGAGCGGGTATTTCGCTTGAAACCTATAGCTGTGGTGGGGATTGGGATAAAATGCCTCGACAATGAGGGTTGACCCACAATAACCGCTCAGAATTTGTAGGAGACGGTCAGCCCACCAAAGAGAACGCTATCGTCCTTGCTGATCGGGCTATCCGCCGCATCACCGATCAACTGAGAGTATTCGATCATCGTGAGAATCTCCCAGTTTTCGAAGACGGGATA
Above is a window of Tistrella bauzanensis DNA encoding:
- a CDS encoding SDR family oxidoreductase, giving the protein MRVFVTGSTGFIGSAIVRELLAAGHSVLGLAPTDRAVATLHALGAEAHSGDITDPASLAAGATGCDGVIHAAFIHDFTAYAAAAEADRLAVTAMTDALAGSNKPVIATSVTVLLPGGRPGCETDALAPEGPLGARGASERAVLRAAETGLRTAAIRIPASVHGAGDHGFVPALITLAREKGFAACIGDGTNRWPAVHRADAARLYRLAVESAPPGAVLHAVAEEGITLRDIATTIATPLNLPVRHLDPADAAAYFGWLTPFVSLDNPVSSTITQQSLGWHPTGAGLLDDMTGSGYFA